A region of Thermococcus barossii DNA encodes the following proteins:
- a CDS encoding C/D box methylation guide ribonucleoprotein complex aNOP56 subunit (functions along with aFIB and aL7a; guides 2'-O-methylation of ribose to specific sites in RNAs) — protein MKAYLAENVRGIYAFDEGGNLIDQRVFSGKPENSLDKLLKGEPSDELISFLDELKESGYDEFVVEDSELSRALKELGYNATAEFPNIAGEKLRSSPEEFLGENWFEEYFSVGVALTRLRIQEQSGARDKMIIQAIESLDDIDKVINLLVSRLREWYSLHFPELDEILPKHQQYVAFVKTVGPRENVSEEKLKSLGLPEGKIEKIIKAAESSMGAPLGKFDAEIIVKLASEISDLYKLREQIEDYLETAMDEVAPNLKALVGAKLGARLLSLAGGLKELAMMPASTIQVLGAEKALFRHLRSGAKPPKHGVIFQYPAINRSPWWQRGKIARALAGKLAIAARVDYFSGEYIAEELKQEIEQRIQEIKEKYPNPPKRKAKPAKKKKEKAKGKKKGKGEKGRKFEKKEKMKGKKDKKKKKKGKGGKR, from the coding sequence ATGAAAGCGTACCTTGCCGAGAACGTCAGGGGCATATACGCCTTTGACGAGGGCGGTAATCTCATTGATCAGAGGGTTTTCTCCGGAAAACCTGAGAACAGCCTTGACAAACTTTTGAAGGGCGAGCCAAGCGACGAGCTGATCTCGTTCCTTGACGAGCTTAAAGAGAGCGGCTACGACGAGTTTGTGGTGGAAGACTCGGAGCTGAGCAGGGCCCTGAAGGAGCTCGGCTACAACGCCACCGCCGAGTTCCCGAACATAGCGGGAGAAAAGCTCCGCTCAAGCCCCGAGGAGTTCCTCGGCGAGAACTGGTTTGAGGAGTACTTCAGCGTTGGCGTCGCTCTCACCAGGCTCCGCATACAGGAGCAGAGCGGCGCGCGCGACAAGATGATAATCCAGGCAATCGAGTCCCTTGACGACATAGACAAGGTCATCAACCTCCTCGTCTCGCGCCTCAGGGAGTGGTACAGCCTTCACTTCCCGGAGCTGGATGAGATCCTTCCCAAGCACCAGCAGTACGTTGCCTTCGTCAAGACAGTCGGCCCGAGGGAGAACGTGAGTGAGGAGAAGCTCAAGAGCCTTGGCCTCCCTGAGGGCAAGATTGAGAAGATAATCAAGGCCGCGGAGAGCTCCATGGGAGCCCCGCTCGGCAAGTTCGACGCCGAGATAATCGTCAAGCTCGCGAGCGAGATAAGCGACCTCTACAAGCTCAGGGAGCAGATAGAGGACTACCTTGAGACGGCAATGGACGAGGTTGCGCCGAACCTAAAGGCTCTGGTCGGTGCGAAGCTCGGCGCCAGGTTGCTCAGCCTCGCGGGCGGTTTAAAGGAGCTTGCCATGATGCCCGCCTCGACCATACAGGTCCTTGGAGCTGAAAAGGCCCTCTTCAGACACCTGAGGAGCGGTGCTAAACCTCCAAAGCACGGGGTCATCTTTCAGTACCCAGCGATAAACCGCTCGCCCTGGTGGCAGAGGGGTAAGATAGCAAGGGCCCTGGCAGGAAAGCTCGCCATAGCGGCCAGGGTTGACTACTTCTCCGGCGAATACATCGCCGAGGAGCTGAAGCAGGAGATAGAGCAGCGCATTCAGGAGATTAAGGAGAAGTACCCGAACCCGCCGAAGAGGAAGGCTAAGCCTGCCAAGAAAAAGAAGGAAAAGGCGAAGGGCAAGAAGAAAGGAAAGGGCGAGAAGGGCAGGAAGTTCGAGAAGAAGGAGAAAATGAAAGGGAAAAAGGACAAAAAGAAAAAGAAGAAGGGTAAGGGCGGCAAGAGGTGA
- a CDS encoding cysteine peptidase family C39 domain-containing protein produces MTAAPVEKPEAVPLTTVKALAVRELHKFPEFNGALPTNPTPLYFPDGRLAAYEFRMVKNGKTIGYIIVSANRNLPPAILEAGFGKKTPSDLMKELAVKKGVKNYRFVYFSGLNYGLLAEDKVIDMKGKEYRKPNTYKPPVGDNGLQNSHKWLSLKLQTSAHTLMTTDISGQYKPNIATRIDWKMVSGVPRWAQYDPMNLSQENDSHLPQPDVGYAGDDFIGPNPDYWDNKRNDCAPISGAMLIAYYDKQYQTSWYREALIDVLHKLMETDENGMTKTPKIGPGIEKFYDEAMRLYRKGIFDKPPKYRYVTTFKSWGIDGEEDPNNDKLFNVIQSEISNYRPVLLSSSNGDGIGFHWQWLHTTTVTGYSVYSNGDRYIFVHTTRADLLAAWILVDTLGKPRGSNYLIILVHAYQT; encoded by the coding sequence GTGACGGCGGCACCGGTTGAAAAACCAGAAGCAGTGCCACTAACCACAGTCAAAGCACTAGCGGTTAGAGAACTACACAAGTTCCCCGAATTCAATGGAGCACTCCCAACCAACCCAACACCCCTCTACTTCCCTGACGGCAGGTTGGCGGCCTACGAATTCAGAATGGTCAAGAATGGAAAAACCATTGGTTACATCATAGTATCAGCCAACAGGAATTTGCCACCGGCAATCCTGGAGGCCGGCTTTGGGAAGAAGACTCCAAGCGACCTGATGAAAGAACTCGCGGTGAAGAAAGGCGTTAAGAACTACCGCTTCGTGTACTTCAGCGGACTGAACTACGGCCTGCTGGCAGAGGATAAAGTCATAGACATGAAAGGCAAAGAATACAGAAAACCAAACACATACAAACCCCCAGTTGGAGACAATGGACTACAGAACAGCCACAAATGGCTATCTCTTAAATTGCAGACGTCAGCTCACACATTAATGACCACAGACATATCAGGACAGTACAAACCAAACATTGCCACAAGGATAGATTGGAAAATGGTATCAGGAGTTCCCAGGTGGGCTCAGTATGATCCCATGAATCTTAGCCAGGAAAATGATTCCCATCTTCCACAGCCAGACGTAGGGTATGCAGGTGATGATTTTATAGGGCCTAATCCAGACTACTGGGATAATAAGAGGAATGACTGCGCCCCGATATCTGGAGCTATGCTTATAGCATATTATGATAAGCAATATCAAACCTCATGGTACCGTGAGGCACTGATAGATGTCCTCCATAAACTCATGGAAACTGATGAAAATGGAATGACTAAAACACCAAAAATTGGACCAGGGATAGAAAAATTCTATGATGAAGCCATGAGGTTATACCGAAAAGGAATATTCGATAAACCCCCGAAATACCGGTATGTCACAACATTCAAGTCTTGGGGCATAGACGGGGAAGAGGATCCGAATAACGACAAACTATTCAATGTAATTCAATCTGAGATTTCTAATTACAGGCCGGTGCTACTAAGTTCAAGTAATGGAGACGGAATAGGGTTCCACTGGCAGTGGCTTCACACAACAACAGTTACAGGGTATAGCGTGTACAGTAACGGAGATAGGTATATCTTCGTCCACACAACCAGAGCTGATCTCCTTGCAGCGTGGATACTTGTTGACACTCTAGGGAAGCCCAGAGGTTCCAATTACTTAATAATATTGGTCCACGCGTACCAAACGTAG
- a CDS encoding ribose 1,5-bisphosphate isomerase — MAVVKEVLEIAEEIKDMRIRGAGKIARSAAYALQIQAEKSKATNVDEFWSEMKQAAKILYETRPTAVSLPNALRYVMHRGKVAYAGGADLDQLKFVVINAAKEFIHNSEKAIERIGEMGAKRIEDGDVIMTHCHSKAAISVMKTAWEQGKDIKVIVTETRPKWQGKITAKELASYGIPVIYVVDSAARHYMKMTDKVVMGADSITVNGAVINKIGTALIALTAKEHRIWTMIAAETYKFHPETMLGQLVEIEMRDPTEVIPEEELKTWPKNIEVWNPAFDVTPPEYVDVIITERGIIPPSAAIDILKEEFGWALKYTEPWED; from the coding sequence ATGGCGGTAGTGAAGGAAGTGCTGGAGATTGCGGAGGAGATTAAAGACATGAGAATAAGGGGCGCCGGCAAGATAGCCCGCTCTGCAGCCTATGCGCTCCAGATTCAGGCCGAGAAGAGCAAAGCGACAAACGTCGACGAATTCTGGAGTGAGATGAAGCAGGCTGCCAAAATACTGTACGAAACGAGGCCGACAGCTGTTTCTCTACCCAACGCCCTCCGTTACGTCATGCACCGCGGGAAGGTTGCCTACGCCGGCGGTGCTGACCTCGATCAGCTCAAGTTCGTCGTCATAAACGCCGCCAAGGAGTTCATCCACAACTCGGAGAAGGCCATCGAGAGGATAGGCGAGATGGGGGCGAAGCGCATAGAGGACGGCGACGTCATAATGACCCACTGCCACAGCAAAGCAGCTATAAGCGTCATGAAGACCGCCTGGGAGCAGGGTAAGGACATCAAGGTCATCGTAACCGAGACGAGGCCCAAGTGGCAGGGCAAGATAACCGCGAAGGAGCTGGCCAGCTACGGCATCCCCGTCATCTACGTCGTGGATAGCGCGGCGAGGCACTACATGAAGATGACGGACAAGGTGGTCATGGGGGCGGACAGCATAACCGTGAACGGCGCGGTGATAAACAAGATCGGGACGGCTTTGATAGCCCTCACCGCCAAGGAGCACAGGATATGGACGATGATCGCCGCCGAGACCTACAAGTTCCATCCCGAGACGATGCTTGGCCAGCTGGTCGAGATAGAGATGCGCGACCCCACCGAGGTCATTCCTGAGGAAGAACTCAAGACCTGGCCGAAGAACATCGAGGTCTGGAATCCGGCCTTCGACGTCACGCCGCCGGAGTACGTGGACGTCATCATAACCGAGCGCGGGATAATCCCACCGAGCGCGGCTATAGACATCCTCAAGGAGGAGTTCGGCTGGGCCCTCAAGTACACCGAGCCCTGGGAGGACTGA
- a CDS encoding aminotransferase-like domain-containing protein translates to MEEKLMRKLSSGSLDFEAYFSDKAKSMKASEIRELLKLVEAGDVISLAGGLPAPETFPVETIKKIAEEVLTHHADKALQYGTTKGFTPLRLALADWMEKRYGIPTSKVEIMMVAGSQQALDLIGRTFINPGDIVVVEGPTYLAALNAFKYYEPEFISIPMDDDGMMVDLLEEKLRKLNAEGKKVKFVYTVSTFQNPAGVTMSLERRKRLIELAREYDFLIVEDSPYSELRYSGEPIPPIKHFDDEGRVMYLGTFSKILAPGFRLGWIAAHPHFIRKIEIAKQAVDLCANTLAQVIAWKYVADGHLDEHIPKIIEFYKPRRDAMLEALEEYMPEGVRWTKPDGGMFIWVTLPEGIDTKMMAEKAIRKGVAYVPGEAFFAHRDVKNTMRLNFTYVPEEKIRDGVKRLAEVIEEEIKALKG, encoded by the coding sequence GTGGAGGAGAAGCTTATGCGCAAACTGAGCTCAGGGTCACTGGATTTTGAGGCGTACTTCTCGGACAAGGCCAAGAGCATGAAGGCTTCGGAGATTAGGGAGCTCCTCAAGCTCGTCGAGGCCGGCGATGTTATCTCCCTCGCCGGTGGCCTCCCGGCTCCCGAGACATTCCCGGTTGAGACCATAAAGAAAATAGCCGAAGAGGTTCTCACCCACCATGCAGACAAGGCTCTCCAGTACGGAACCACCAAGGGCTTCACGCCTCTCCGCCTAGCCCTGGCGGACTGGATGGAGAAGCGCTACGGCATTCCAACCAGCAAGGTTGAGATAATGATGGTCGCCGGCTCTCAGCAGGCCCTCGACCTCATAGGCAGAACCTTCATCAACCCCGGCGATATAGTTGTCGTCGAGGGTCCAACGTATCTCGCCGCTTTAAACGCCTTCAAGTACTATGAACCCGAGTTCATCAGCATCCCCATGGACGACGACGGTATGATGGTTGACCTCTTGGAAGAGAAGCTCAGGAAGCTCAACGCGGAGGGCAAGAAGGTAAAGTTCGTTTACACGGTTTCTACCTTCCAGAACCCAGCAGGAGTCACGATGAGCCTTGAGAGGAGAAAGAGGCTCATAGAACTCGCCAGGGAATACGATTTCCTCATCGTTGAGGACAGCCCGTACAGCGAGCTCCGTTACTCGGGCGAGCCCATCCCGCCGATTAAACACTTCGACGACGAGGGCCGCGTCATGTACCTCGGAACCTTCTCGAAGATTCTCGCTCCTGGATTCAGGCTCGGCTGGATAGCGGCCCACCCGCACTTCATCAGGAAGATAGAGATAGCCAAGCAGGCCGTAGACCTCTGTGCCAACACCCTTGCCCAGGTCATAGCATGGAAGTACGTTGCGGACGGCCACCTCGACGAGCACATACCGAAGATAATAGAGTTCTACAAGCCAAGGCGCGACGCAATGCTGGAGGCCCTTGAGGAGTACATGCCCGAGGGCGTCAGGTGGACCAAGCCGGACGGGGGAATGTTCATCTGGGTCACCCTCCCCGAGGGCATCGATACCAAGATGATGGCGGAGAAGGCCATAAGGAAGGGCGTAGCCTACGTGCCCGGTGAGGCGTTCTTCGCCCACCGCGACGTCAAGAACACCATGAGGCTCAACTTCACCTACGTGCCGGAAGAGAAGATACGTGACGGTGTTAAGAGGCTCGCAGAAGTCATTGAAGAGGAGATAAAGGCCCTTAAGGGCTGA
- a CDS encoding gamma-glutamyl-gamma-aminobutyrate hydrolase family protein: MKPLIGIIGQIDPSKNRLFLDRRHIEKIATAGGIPAVFTLDCSPEEVLEHVDGLLLIEGPDVHPYFYGEDPSGAIKYVDVDRDEFEIRLVKMAVEKGIPILGISRGMHVINVALGGTLYQDLNDIPKAIKHDWDVELIGPTQRVHGVRIKTSSTLYEILKNELDIGGTNEVYLRVNSFHHQAVKRVGEGIRPVAYAVDGLIEAIEGTEGFIMGLQWQPEYLPEMERVFEAFVRAAAEYRLRKLELERIEIEAEVREELREQAPGSKGEPDESHHSSETTDNPPDTNQM, encoded by the coding sequence ATGAAGCCCCTGATAGGTATAATCGGTCAAATCGATCCTTCCAAAAACAGGCTCTTTCTTGACCGCAGGCACATTGAGAAAATCGCCACCGCGGGAGGCATCCCTGCGGTTTTTACCCTCGACTGCTCCCCTGAGGAGGTCCTCGAACACGTGGACGGGCTGCTGCTCATAGAGGGGCCCGACGTTCACCCGTACTTTTACGGCGAAGACCCATCGGGTGCGATAAAGTACGTTGACGTTGACAGGGACGAGTTCGAGATAAGGCTCGTGAAGATGGCCGTGGAGAAAGGGATTCCTATACTCGGCATTTCCCGCGGTATGCACGTGATAAACGTCGCCCTGGGAGGAACGCTCTACCAGGACTTAAACGACATCCCCAAGGCTATAAAGCACGACTGGGACGTCGAGCTGATAGGACCCACCCAGCGGGTTCACGGCGTCAGGATAAAAACAAGCTCCACCCTCTACGAGATACTCAAGAACGAACTGGACATCGGGGGCACCAACGAGGTCTATCTGCGCGTCAACAGTTTCCACCATCAGGCAGTCAAGAGGGTCGGGGAGGGAATTCGGCCGGTTGCCTACGCGGTCGATGGTTTGATAGAGGCCATTGAGGGAACCGAGGGCTTCATAATGGGCCTGCAGTGGCAGCCGGAGTACCTTCCCGAGATGGAAAGGGTCTTTGAGGCTTTCGTCAGGGCCGCCGCCGAGTATCGCCTCAGGAAGCTTGAACTGGAGAGGATCGAGATAGAGGCTGAAGTGAGGGAGGAGTTAAGAGAGCAGGCCCCAGGCTCTAAAGGGGAACCAGATGAGAGCCATCACAGCTCGGAAACGACCGATAACCCTCCCGACACGAACCAAATGTGA
- a CDS encoding SPL family radical SAM protein, producing the protein MYIRPFDPWKAKLCTCPFKYTLNVYTGCDHACVYCYITGYIPNAFRVRTKEGLLPKLERELRRFDKRYIIALSYSSDPYPTVERELGITRQVLKLFKRYDVRCLLLTKSDIFERDIDILSELRCAVGVTVTTVDERKAKMLEPNAPSPRSRIRALKKAKKAGIPVYARIDPIIPFYTWEDFDETLDALSFVSHITVSTLKLRPDSKARMFAKFPELMEKLWPLYERGERIGGYHYLPRELRLQILQEAEKKITAKGITFGSCREGYRSFPSCDGSHLVPL; encoded by the coding sequence ATGTATATCAGGCCCTTCGACCCCTGGAAGGCAAAGCTCTGCACCTGTCCGTTTAAGTACACTCTCAACGTCTACACCGGCTGCGACCACGCGTGCGTTTACTGCTATATAACGGGTTACATTCCCAACGCCTTCCGCGTGAGGACGAAGGAGGGGCTCCTGCCAAAGCTGGAGCGGGAGCTCAGAAGGTTCGATAAAAGATACATCATAGCGCTCTCCTACTCCTCCGACCCCTACCCGACGGTGGAGCGCGAGCTGGGGATAACCAGGCAGGTTCTCAAGCTCTTCAAACGCTACGACGTCCGCTGCCTTCTCCTTACGAAATCGGATATCTTTGAGCGCGATATAGATATCCTGAGCGAGCTGCGCTGTGCCGTTGGTGTAACCGTGACGACCGTCGATGAGCGCAAGGCAAAAATGCTGGAGCCGAACGCACCCTCGCCGAGGTCGAGAATACGGGCCCTCAAAAAGGCTAAGAAGGCCGGAATTCCCGTTTACGCGCGCATAGACCCGATAATACCCTTCTACACATGGGAGGATTTCGACGAGACCCTCGACGCTTTAAGCTTCGTGAGCCACATAACCGTCTCAACGCTCAAGCTCAGACCGGATTCTAAGGCAAGGATGTTCGCCAAGTTCCCGGAGCTGATGGAAAAGCTCTGGCCCCTTTACGAGAGGGGGGAGAGAATAGGGGGCTACCACTATCTCCCGCGTGAGCTGAGGCTTCAGATCCTCCAGGAGGCTGAGAAAAAGATAACTGCGAAGGGAATCACATTTGGTTCGTGTCGGGAGGGTTATCGGTCGTTTCCGAGCTGTGATGGCTCTCATCTGGTTCCCCTTTAG
- a CDS encoding OsmC family protein, producing the protein MTDEVRGRVKWVENMQFVGKMDTDQCAIILGDGGISPMKLLLLSVAGCTAYDVVMILQKMREPIEGLEVEISGERREEHPRIYKKVHLHYKIHGDVSEEKAKRAIELSQDKYCSASAHVKLSGAEVTYSFEIIRD; encoded by the coding sequence GTGACAGATGAAGTTAGGGGACGCGTAAAGTGGGTCGAGAACATGCAGTTCGTTGGGAAGATGGACACGGACCAGTGCGCGATAATCCTCGGCGATGGGGGCATAAGCCCCATGAAGCTCCTCCTCCTGAGCGTTGCGGGCTGCACCGCCTACGATGTGGTAATGATTCTCCAGAAGATGCGCGAGCCGATCGAGGGGCTGGAGGTCGAGATATCCGGTGAGAGGCGCGAAGAACACCCTCGCATATACAAAAAGGTTCACCTGCACTACAAAATCCACGGCGATGTGAGTGAGGAGAAGGCCAAGCGCGCCATAGAACTGAGCCAGGACAAGTACTGCTCCGCCTCAGCCCACGTGAAGCTCAGCGGGGCAGAGGTTACGTACTCCTTCGAGATAATCAGGGATTAG
- the snatA gene encoding neutral amino acid NAAT transporter SnatA gives MIELIKYFVILYGGLFAITNPVGAVPVFLGVTHDLSREERHEIATKTALTVLLTLVTFALVGEWIFRFFGSSVDAFAIAGGILLFKMAMDMLSGRLSTVKISKEETEEFSEEVVTLEEVAIIPLAIPLISGPGAITTVMIYMAKSGTIPEKAVVIASIGAIAATVWLVLCSSNRIQERLGRVGIKVMTRMMGLILTSMAVQMIINGIKGAFGL, from the coding sequence GTGATAGAGCTGATCAAGTACTTTGTGATACTCTACGGCGGGCTGTTCGCGATAACGAATCCAGTCGGAGCGGTGCCGGTGTTTCTTGGAGTCACCCACGACCTCTCCAGGGAGGAAAGGCACGAGATAGCCACAAAAACAGCGCTAACCGTTCTCCTCACACTCGTCACATTCGCACTGGTGGGGGAATGGATATTCAGGTTCTTCGGGTCGAGCGTCGATGCGTTCGCGATAGCAGGAGGGATACTCCTCTTCAAGATGGCGATGGACATGCTCTCGGGCAGGCTCTCGACGGTCAAGATAAGCAAGGAAGAAACCGAGGAGTTCAGCGAGGAAGTGGTCACGCTGGAGGAAGTTGCCATAATTCCGCTCGCCATACCCCTCATCTCGGGGCCCGGTGCGATAACCACCGTGATGATATACATGGCCAAGAGCGGTACGATTCCGGAGAAGGCCGTCGTCATAGCCAGCATAGGGGCGATAGCGGCAACAGTCTGGCTGGTCCTCTGCTCCTCCAACAGGATACAGGAGAGGCTCGGAAGGGTGGGGATAAAGGTCATGACGAGGATGATGGGTCTGATACTCACCTCGATGGCCGTCCAGATGATAATCAACGGCATCAAGGGGGCCTTCGGGCTTTAG
- a CDS encoding family 4A encapsulin nanocompartment shell protein: protein MRGDLIRVLSSVEEKANELKLDGYEPDVVLLGREAYEFIREQINEEFGDEEEVFELSGLKIRMLDELGGDAVVIDSKALGLGLGGAKRFRVVL, encoded by the coding sequence ATGCGCGGAGACCTGATTCGTGTTCTCAGCTCAGTTGAGGAGAAGGCCAACGAGCTGAAGCTCGACGGCTACGAGCCGGACGTTGTCCTCCTGGGAAGGGAAGCCTACGAGTTCATAAGAGAGCAGATAAACGAGGAGTTCGGCGACGAGGAGGAGGTTTTCGAGCTCTCTGGTCTAAAGATACGCATGCTCGACGAGCTCGGAGGGGATGCAGTTGTCATCGACAGCAAGGCACTCGGCCTCGGTCTCGGCGGGGCGAAGAGGTTTAGGGTCGTCCTATAA
- a CDS encoding triphosphoribosyl-dephospho-CoA synthase: MERWRIIRAFTLGPLLEAALPKPGNVSRFRDFDDLTFYHFLFAETSVLGVYYEAIKTAELLRKGILEPREAGIGELIKRAVQASREAQDANPNFGIIALSIPLIMGLGIGRNMLDAREKAKLLIDESTVRDTMELYRAIRIANPKGIPSGVKYDVYSDDSFRELFQDGVNLSRLAEVSCEREMIFCEWLKEYELSYSTFGRLYELIKELPLEEAVLRAFLELLAHNLDTLIVRKAGIEEARLVQENAGKVLEGKMGIEEFDAFMRDKGDLRNPGSLADIMAVSLSLLVLRGLRVEMRNGKVWGVIGRP; this comes from the coding sequence ATGGAGAGATGGCGAATAATCCGGGCTTTCACCCTTGGCCCCCTCCTTGAGGCGGCCCTTCCAAAGCCGGGCAACGTGAGCCGCTTTAGGGACTTTGACGACCTGACGTTCTACCACTTCCTCTTCGCCGAGACTTCTGTCCTCGGCGTTTACTACGAGGCGATAAAGACCGCAGAGTTACTCAGGAAGGGTATCCTTGAGCCCCGGGAAGCTGGAATCGGGGAGCTGATAAAGAGGGCGGTTCAGGCATCGCGCGAGGCTCAGGACGCCAACCCCAACTTCGGGATCATAGCCCTTTCGATCCCTCTAATCATGGGGCTGGGCATTGGGAGGAACATGCTCGACGCCAGGGAGAAGGCCAAGCTCCTCATCGACGAATCAACGGTCAGGGACACGATGGAGCTCTACCGGGCGATAAGGATAGCCAACCCCAAGGGAATCCCCTCCGGGGTCAAGTACGACGTTTACAGCGACGATTCCTTCAGGGAGCTCTTTCAAGACGGGGTGAACCTGTCCAGGCTCGCCGAGGTAAGCTGTGAGCGCGAGATGATATTCTGCGAGTGGCTCAAGGAGTACGAGCTGAGCTACTCCACCTTTGGAAGGCTCTACGAGCTAATAAAGGAGCTCCCGCTGGAGGAGGCCGTGCTCAGGGCATTCCTCGAGCTTCTTGCCCATAACCTCGACACGCTGATAGTTAGGAAGGCCGGCATCGAAGAGGCGAGGCTCGTTCAGGAGAACGCCGGGAAAGTCCTTGAGGGAAAGATGGGCATCGAAGAGTTCGATGCATTCATGCGGGATAAAGGGGACCTGAGGAACCCCGGCAGTTTAGCCGATATAATGGCCGTCTCGCTCAGCCTTCTCGTCTTGAGGGGGCTGAGGGTGGAAATGAGAAACGGAAAGGTCTGGGGAGTTATAGGACGACCCTAA
- a CDS encoding PspC domain-containing protein yields MAEKLMRSKEKRILLGVLGGIAEHLNVDPTLVRLIFVVLLVFNPVAMTLLYFLAALIIPEEGEEAEEPLADRLGNLVDETGERLGEVFSGNENSKAIALLLIVLGAILLAGPFMPFLLPAVDFRTLLAVAFLVIGIILFSEG; encoded by the coding sequence ATGGCTGAGAAACTCATGCGGTCAAAGGAGAAGAGAATCCTCCTCGGTGTACTCGGCGGCATAGCCGAGCACCTCAACGTTGACCCCACCCTTGTAAGGCTGATCTTCGTGGTTCTTCTGGTGTTCAACCCCGTCGCCATGACATTGCTCTACTTCCTTGCGGCGCTCATAATACCCGAGGAGGGCGAGGAGGCTGAGGAACCCCTGGCAGACAGGCTCGGAAACCTGGTGGACGAGACGGGGGAAAGGCTGGGGGAGGTCTTCTCCGGAAACGAAAACTCGAAGGCAATCGCCCTCCTGCTGATAGTGCTGGGCGCAATACTGCTGGCCGGCCCTTTCATGCCGTTCCTCCTGCCTGCGGTGGACTTCAGAACGCTGCTGGCGGTGGCCTTCCTCGTTATAGGAATAATACTCTTTAGTGAGGGGTGA
- the pfpI gene encoding deglycase PfpI, with protein MKVLFLSADEFEDLELIYPLHRLMEEGHEVYVASFKRGTITGKHGYLVEAKLAFDEVDPDEFDALVLPGGKAPERVRLNEKAVEITRRMFEAGKPVASICHGPQILISAGVLKGRKGTSTVTIRDDVRNAGAEWVDEPVVVDGNWVSSRHPGDLYAWMREFVKLLR; from the coding sequence ATGAAGGTGCTGTTTCTCAGTGCGGACGAGTTCGAAGACCTGGAGCTTATCTACCCCCTCCACAGGCTGATGGAGGAAGGGCACGAGGTTTACGTGGCGAGCTTCAAGAGGGGCACCATAACCGGCAAGCACGGCTATCTCGTGGAGGCAAAACTCGCCTTTGACGAGGTTGACCCGGACGAGTTCGATGCCCTCGTTCTGCCGGGAGGAAAGGCCCCGGAAAGGGTAAGGCTCAACGAGAAGGCCGTCGAGATAACCAGGAGGATGTTCGAGGCCGGAAAGCCGGTGGCGAGCATCTGCCACGGGCCGCAGATACTCATCTCGGCTGGCGTGCTGAAGGGCAGGAAGGGAACGAGCACGGTAACCATCAGAGACGACGTGAGAAACGCCGGGGCCGAGTGGGTGGACGAGCCGGTGGTCGTGGACGGCAACTGGGTCAGCTCAAGGCACCCGGGAGATCTATACGCCTGGATGAGGGAGTTCGTTAAGCTCCTCCGCTGA
- a CDS encoding Lrp/AsnC family transcriptional regulator has protein sequence MRTGLDDVDRKILAILQKNSRTPLREISKEVNLAESTVYERIKKLKERGIIKKFTVILDPGSLGFKILAFILIKAKAGKYSHVANELRKYPEIVEIFETTGDYDMLVKIRTRGSEELNEFLDTIGEIEGVVATHTMVVLKVHKETTELPL, from the coding sequence ATGCGAACGGGTTTGGACGATGTGGACAGAAAGATTCTCGCCATACTCCAAAAGAACAGCAGAACGCCCCTGAGGGAGATATCCAAGGAGGTTAATCTCGCCGAATCCACCGTTTACGAGAGGATTAAAAAGCTGAAGGAGCGCGGGATAATAAAGAAGTTCACGGTCATACTCGATCCCGGGTCACTTGGCTTCAAGATTCTGGCGTTCATACTTATCAAGGCCAAGGCGGGGAAGTACTCCCACGTGGCGAACGAGCTCAGAAAGTACCCGGAAATCGTTGAGATTTTCGAGACCACCGGCGATTACGACATGCTCGTCAAGATAAGAACCCGTGGAAGCGAGGAGCTCAACGAGTTCCTCGACACCATCGGCGAGATTGAAGGCGTCGTTGCAACCCACACCATGGTCGTCCTCAAGGTCCACAAGGAGACCACCGAGCTGCCGCTCTGA